A part of Pararoseomonas sp. SCSIO 73927 genomic DNA contains:
- a CDS encoding LysR family transcriptional regulator, whose product MDVTLKGLRAFLAIARHRSFTRAAGLLHVTQPALTVQIRGLEAALGLRLLDRTPQGVEPTEAGAELARVLEVQLRDLDHTLENVRDLAARRRGTVRLAALPSVASGPLPRAMLRMRERHPELRVRLQEAVTGRIHDMVRADMVDIGIASGPPPGPDLAREPLFQDRILAILPADHPLAARRRIPLEALAREHLLLLESNTSVWRVLDDAFAAKGLRLSPFQQAVHTGSLIGMAQAGLGIALLPSTAVELRMAPELARCPLQPDLVRDIMVVHRAGRSLSPAAEALVEALRDEAED is encoded by the coding sequence ATGGACGTGACGCTCAAGGGCCTGCGCGCCTTCCTCGCCATCGCGCGCCACCGCTCCTTCACCCGCGCCGCCGGGCTGCTGCACGTCACCCAGCCCGCCCTCACCGTGCAGATCCGCGGGCTGGAGGCCGCGCTCGGCCTGCGCCTGCTGGATCGCACCCCACAGGGGGTGGAACCGACCGAGGCCGGGGCGGAGCTGGCCCGCGTGCTGGAGGTGCAGCTGCGCGACCTCGACCACACGCTGGAGAACGTGCGCGACCTCGCCGCCCGCCGCCGCGGCACGGTGCGGCTGGCCGCCCTGCCCTCCGTCGCCTCCGGCCCCCTGCCCCGCGCCATGCTGCGGATGCGCGAACGCCACCCGGAACTGCGCGTGCGGCTGCAGGAAGCGGTGACGGGCCGCATCCACGACATGGTGCGGGCCGACATGGTGGATATCGGCATCGCCAGCGGCCCGCCCCCCGGCCCCGACCTGGCGCGGGAACCCCTGTTCCAGGACCGCATCCTGGCGATCCTGCCCGCGGACCATCCCCTGGCCGCGCGCCGCCGCATCCCGCTGGAGGCCCTGGCGCGGGAACACCTGCTGCTGCTGGAATCCAACACCTCCGTCTGGCGCGTGCTGGACGACGCCTTCGCCGCGAAGGGCCTGCGCCTCTCGCCCTTCCAGCAGGCGGTCCATACCGGCTCCCTTATCGGCATGGCGCAGGCCGGGCTCGGCATCGCCCTCCTGCCCTCCACGGCCGTCGAACTCCGCATGGCGCCGGAACTGGCCCGCTGTCCGCTCCAACCCGACCTGGTGCGGGACATCATGGTGGTGCACCGCGCCGGCCGATCCCTCTCCCCCGCGGCCGAGGCGCTGGTGGAAGCCCTGCGCGACGAGGCGGAGGACTGA
- the murJ gene encoding murein biosynthesis integral membrane protein MurJ — MLKSILTVGGWTMASRVLGFLRDMLIAASLGAGPVADAFFIALKLPNLFRRLFGEGAFNAAFVPAFAATLTTEGAAQARFLAERMSTLMTLWLSLLTILGMIFMPQVLTVLAPGFVDEPLRFGLAVEMTRITFPYLLLICLTALISGVLNGLDRFGAAAGAPVLFNLLSMAALFVLTPVVPTPGHALAWGVTVSGAAQLLLVWVAAARAGMPLRIVSLPRITPEVRLVLRRMVPGLFGAGVTQLNLAVDVIIASLLPAGAVSYLYYADRIGQLPLGVIGAAVGTAMLPLLVKQLRSGRPLSAHRTMNRALELSLALSLPAAAAQAVLAWPIISALFVRGAFGELEAAATSVALVAYALGLPAFVLVKAFVPGFFARGDTATPVKVSLVIVALNLALNLILTRYLAHVGIALATGLAAWANVIALAVLLRRRGHWRPDRRLRRRLPRLLIATLAMAVALLAMRAALPDPGGSTMRLAFLAAYVTVGLGVYFGLAHAIGGLHLGEIRRRR, encoded by the coding sequence GAAGAGCATCCTCACCGTCGGCGGCTGGACCATGGCCAGCCGCGTGCTCGGCTTCCTGCGGGATATGCTGATCGCCGCCTCGCTCGGCGCCGGGCCGGTGGCGGATGCCTTCTTCATCGCCCTGAAGCTGCCGAACCTCTTCCGGCGGCTCTTCGGAGAGGGCGCCTTCAACGCCGCCTTCGTCCCCGCCTTCGCCGCCACGCTGACGACCGAGGGCGCCGCCCAGGCCCGCTTCCTGGCCGAGCGCATGTCCACGCTGATGACGCTGTGGCTCTCCCTCCTCACGATCCTCGGCATGATCTTCATGCCGCAGGTGCTGACGGTGCTGGCCCCCGGCTTCGTGGACGAGCCGCTGCGCTTCGGCCTGGCGGTGGAGATGACCCGGATCACCTTCCCCTACCTGCTGCTGATCTGCCTCACCGCCCTCATCTCCGGCGTGCTGAACGGGCTGGACCGCTTCGGCGCGGCCGCCGGCGCGCCGGTGCTGTTCAACCTCCTCTCCATGGCCGCCCTTTTCGTCCTCACGCCAGTCGTGCCCACGCCCGGCCACGCGCTGGCCTGGGGCGTCACGGTTTCCGGCGCCGCGCAGCTCCTCCTCGTCTGGGTCGCCGCGGCGCGGGCGGGGATGCCGCTCCGCATCGTCTCCCTCCCGCGCATCACGCCGGAGGTGCGGCTCGTGCTGCGCCGGATGGTCCCCGGCCTCTTCGGGGCGGGCGTCACGCAGCTCAACCTCGCGGTGGACGTCATCATCGCCTCGCTTCTGCCCGCCGGCGCCGTCTCCTATCTCTACTACGCGGACCGGATCGGGCAGCTTCCGCTCGGCGTCATCGGCGCCGCCGTCGGCACGGCAATGCTGCCCCTGCTGGTGAAGCAGCTCCGCAGCGGCCGCCCGCTCTCCGCCCACCGCACGATGAACCGGGCGCTGGAGCTCTCCCTCGCCCTCTCCCTGCCCGCCGCCGCCGCGCAGGCCGTGCTGGCCTGGCCCATCATCTCCGCCCTCTTCGTCCGCGGCGCCTTCGGGGAGCTGGAGGCGGCCGCCACCTCCGTCGCCCTCGTCGCCTACGCGCTCGGCCTGCCCGCCTTCGTACTCGTGAAGGCCTTCGTGCCCGGCTTCTTCGCGCGCGGCGACACGGCGACGCCCGTGAAGGTCAGCCTCGTCATCGTCGCGCTGAACCTGGCACTGAACCTGATCCTCACCCGCTACCTCGCCCATGTCGGCATCGCGCTCGCCACCGGCCTCGCCGCCTGGGCCAACGTGATCGCCCTGGCCGTGCTGCTGCGCCGGCGCGGCCACTGGCGGCCGGACCGCCGCCTGCGCCGCCGCCTGCCGCGCCTGCTCATCGCCACACTCGCCATGGCCGTGGCCCTGCTGGCAATGCGGGCCGCACTGCCCGACCCCGGGGGATCGACGATGCGCCTCGCCTTCCTCGCGGCCTACGTCACCGTCGGGCTGGGCGTGTATTTCGGGCTGGCCCACGCCATCGGCGGGCTGCACCTCGGGGAGATCCGGCGCCGGCGGTAG